A single genomic interval of Fibrobacter sp. UWB4 harbors:
- the nirJ1 gene encoding putative heme d1 biosynthesis radical SAM protein NirJ1: MISITKLLMDTPNFGDSLRYQPHAHKATNGVGAGRGPVVVWNCTKTCNLKCVHCYARSEAIKYQNELTHEEGIKLIDQLADFHVPVILFSGGEPLLRPDFFELANYAASKGIRPTISTNGTCITPDVAQKLKAMGVGYVGISLDGCEETHDKFRGKQGAYQMALRGIRNCVATGQKVGLRFTITKYNYQDLNAIFDLLEAENIDRVCFYHLVYSGRGSAMVDNDLNHEESRKVMDLIIDRTLDFKKRGVNKEILTVDNHADAVYLYQRMKREDPERAEKILDLIKMNGGNRSGMAFGNIDSIGNVHPDQFTQYITLGNVRERSFGDIWTDLSNPIMAGLKNRKPLLKGRCPKCAYLNLCNGNFRTRAEAVTGDFWAEDPACYLTDEEIGL; this comes from the coding sequence ATGATCAGTATTACTAAGCTTTTGATGGACACCCCGAATTTTGGGGATTCTCTTCGTTATCAACCTCATGCGCACAAGGCGACAAATGGTGTGGGCGCAGGACGTGGCCCGGTGGTGGTGTGGAATTGCACCAAGACTTGCAACCTGAAGTGTGTGCATTGCTATGCCCGTTCAGAGGCGATTAAGTACCAGAACGAACTTACGCACGAAGAGGGAATCAAGCTTATTGATCAGCTTGCGGATTTTCATGTGCCGGTGATTTTGTTCAGCGGTGGCGAACCGCTTTTGCGCCCGGACTTTTTTGAACTCGCAAACTATGCGGCAAGCAAGGGCATCCGCCCGACGATTTCGACGAACGGCACCTGCATCACGCCGGATGTGGCTCAGAAGCTCAAGGCGATGGGCGTTGGCTATGTGGGCATCAGCTTGGATGGTTGCGAAGAGACTCACGACAAGTTCCGCGGCAAGCAGGGCGCGTACCAGATGGCTTTGCGCGGAATCCGCAATTGTGTGGCGACGGGCCAGAAGGTTGGGCTCCGCTTTACGATTACGAAGTACAACTATCAAGACTTGAACGCCATTTTCGATTTGCTCGAAGCGGAAAACATTGATAGAGTTTGTTTCTATCACCTTGTCTATAGCGGTCGCGGAAGCGCAATGGTCGATAACGACTTGAATCACGAAGAAAGTCGCAAAGTGATGGACTTGATCATTGATCGCACTTTGGACTTTAAGAAGCGCGGCGTGAACAAGGAAATTTTGACGGTCGACAACCATGCCGATGCCGTTTATCTGTACCAGCGCATGAAGCGTGAAGACCCGGAACGCGCCGAAAAGATTTTGGATTTGATTAAGATGAACGGTGGCAACCGCAGTGGCATGGCATTTGGCAATATCGATAGCATCGGTAATGTGCATCCGGACCAGTTTACGCAATATATCACGCTTGGTAACGTTCGCGAACGCAGTTTCGGAGACATTTGGACAGACTTGTCAAATCCGATTATGGCTGGCCTCAAGAACCGCAAACCGCTTTTGAAGGGGCGTTGTCCGAAGTGTGCTTACTTGAATTTGTGCAACGGCAATTTCCGCACGCGTGCCGAAGCCGTTACTGGTGACTTCTGGGCTGAAGATCCGGCTTGCTATTTGACCGATGAAGAAATTGGATTATAA
- a CDS encoding type II toxin-antitoxin system RelE/ParE family toxin yields the protein MIQSFADRETELVYYQEFSRRLPSTIQKVALRKLMMIDNAKCLDDLRIPPNNRLELLHGSRNGQYSIRINDQWRICFLFKDGHFFDVEIVDYH from the coding sequence ATGATTCAAAGTTTTGCGGATCGAGAAACTGAACTCGTCTATTATCAAGAATTTTCTAGACGATTGCCGAGTACAATACAGAAGGTAGCTTTAAGAAAATTAATGATGATAGACAATGCGAAATGTCTTGACGATTTACGAATCCCGCCAAATAATCGTTTGGAATTGCTCCATGGAAGTCGAAATGGGCAATATTCAATACGCATTAATGATCAATGGCGAATTTGTTTTTTGTTCAAAGATGGACATTTTTTCGATGTAGAAATAGTTGATTATCACTAG
- a CDS encoding GIY-YIG nuclease family protein produces MKSICGIYKITNLVNGKSYIGQSINISNRWKQHTQSLDKIKNIDEENPLRRAFCKYGLTQQVSQPGIYGNFKFEILLECDKESLTENEYAKIEELQPEYNRMMCPPSPDRMWPRKENLNEQHCYVQYHNYDALGYLPGEDSFLYKTEDDVSHTVSRKRVCLNMKGQKIYLIVGIKQYGHKKKDFFLWEYTQIEEVSFTESMHGQEYSLDGSRFLCKEPIYLNDLPGFDYFAKHTMGSFAYGIQDAINDPFSKYILNESNYIQINKIKDRLNWLANFESQLDDKALCLTSLNDGKIELNCFQYCDEIQFCNEVHTGFTFNERFYNLFQWNPDFIIEEFRPLQKQHPNAHEVVFSLNENILKFAQAYPDTLCIIPYCGEIEDPWNDVVKEFKKHKNIELRSLD; encoded by the coding sequence ATGAAATCAATCTGCGGAATTTATAAAATCACAAACTTGGTTAATGGCAAAAGCTACATCGGCCAGTCTATCAATATTTCCAACCGTTGGAAGCAGCATACACAATCACTTGATAAAATCAAAAATATTGATGAAGAAAATCCGCTCCGCAGAGCATTCTGTAAATACGGTCTGACCCAACAGGTTTCACAACCTGGAATTTATGGGAATTTCAAATTTGAAATTCTTTTGGAATGCGATAAAGAAAGCTTAACAGAAAACGAATACGCCAAAATAGAAGAATTACAACCAGAATACAATCGAATGATGTGCCCGCCAAGTCCAGACAGGATGTGGCCTCGTAAAGAAAATTTAAATGAACAACATTGCTATGTACAATATCACAATTATGATGCTTTAGGCTATTTACCTGGAGAAGACTCTTTTTTATACAAAACTGAAGACGACGTTTCGCATACCGTATCAAGAAAAAGAGTTTGCTTAAATATGAAAGGCCAGAAAATTTATTTAATAGTTGGTATAAAACAATATGGTCATAAGAAAAAAGATTTCTTTTTGTGGGAATACACCCAAATCGAAGAAGTTTCATTCACAGAATCAATGCATGGTCAGGAATATTCCTTAGATGGCTCCAGATTCCTCTGCAAAGAACCAATTTATCTTAACGATTTACCTGGATTTGATTATTTTGCAAAACATACCATGGGATCATTTGCTTATGGTATACAGGACGCAATAAACGATCCTTTTTCAAAGTACATATTAAACGAATCAAATTATATTCAAATCAATAAAATTAAAGACAGATTAAATTGGCTGGCTAATTTCGAAAGTCAACTTGATGATAAAGCCCTTTGTTTAACGAGTTTAAATGATGGGAAAATAGAATTAAACTGTTTCCAGTATTGCGACGAAATACAATTCTGCAACGAAGTTCACACAGGCTTTACATTCAATGAGCGATTCTATAATTTATTTCAATGGAATCCCGATTTCATCATTGAAGAATTTCGACCCTTACAAAAACAACATCCAAATGCACATGAAGTAGTTTTTTCACTAAATGAAAACATCCTAAAATTTGCTCAGGCATATCCTGATACATTATGCATCATTCCTTATTGTGGTGAAATAGAAGATCCATGGAATGATGTCGTAAAAGAATTCAAAAAACACAAAAACATCGAATTACGCTCATTGGATTAG
- a CDS encoding DUF2806 domain-containing protein: MAEGFSLVNLGKLAEPINTLITKIANAAGILYEPTRIRRKARAEADAELITATNQLKLNDLSRRALKRFIIEESIKQTNIENILDKTFPEISESADPSKLSNEWLLFFFERAKCASDNELQTIWAKILAGETNNHGSFSKSTLRILSEMSQEDATTFMKVASFAFKIDDSDHIFLYEFDDEIVKNLAYLLDP, translated from the coding sequence ATGGCAGAAGGATTTTCACTCGTAAATCTTGGCAAACTTGCAGAGCCGATAAACACACTCATCACCAAGATTGCAAATGCAGCAGGAATCTTATACGAACCGACTAGAATCAGGAGAAAAGCGAGAGCTGAAGCTGACGCAGAACTTATTACAGCAACAAACCAATTAAAGCTTAACGATCTTTCTCGAAGAGCATTGAAAAGATTTATTATAGAAGAATCGATTAAGCAAACCAATATAGAAAACATACTTGATAAAACATTCCCTGAAATCAGCGAATCTGCAGATCCAAGTAAACTTAGCAACGAATGGTTACTATTCTTTTTTGAACGTGCAAAATGCGCTTCTGACAACGAATTACAAACAATCTGGGCCAAGATTCTAGCGGGAGAAACCAACAATCACGGGAGTTTTTCAAAATCGACTTTACGAATTTTAAGTGAAATGAGCCAAGAGGACGCGACCACATTTATGAAAGTTGCATCATTTGCATTCAAAATAGATGACAGCGATCACATTTTCTTATATGAATTCGATGACGAAATTGTAAAAAATTTGGCCTATCTTTTGGATCCGTAA
- a CDS encoding HigA family addiction module antitoxin produces MSKHIETPTIGEILNEEFFIPMGLSAYKVAQAINVPVSRIQDILHDRRRITVDTSLRLAKFFGVSDNYFISLQDDIDIRNLKVKLAEELDKIKTFVVA; encoded by the coding sequence ATGAGTAAGCATATTGAAACACCGACTATTGGGGAAATTCTTAACGAAGAATTCTTTATTCCCATGGGACTGTCTGCTTATAAGGTCGCTCAGGCAATCAATGTCCCGGTTTCAAGGATTCAGGATATCCTTCATGACCGTAGGCGAATTACGGTTGATACATCCTTAAGACTTGCCAAGTTCTTTGGAGTTTCCGACAACTATTTTATTTCTTTGCAAGATGATATTGATATCCGTAATCTTAAAGTTAAATTGGCTGAAGAACTGGATAAAATCAAGACTTTTGTAGTTGCGTAG